The Phosphitispora fastidiosa sequence GATTTTCTGCTGTTATCAAGAGTTTAGCCGGGGTTTACAAAACTTTGAATCCCCATAAGTGTTTCTGAACCCGCGGCTTCGTCCAACACGTGTTGCCGCAATTGAGCATATAAAGTAATGACTTGACGCCGGTAGGGCCAGTGCTTAACCGGTGTTTTTGTATGCTCAACTGCGGAAACACGGCTAAATGTTAGGTGATATCTGGCGTTAATCAAAAAAGTATTTTTTTATCATTTCTATGATATAATATTATCATATTTAATGATAAAGGAGCGATTGCTAATGCCAATAATTCGACCAATCTCAGACTTAAGAAACAATTTCAATCAAATCTCTGAACTTTGCCATGATGAAGGGGAACCTGTATTCATTACAAAAAACGGTCAAGGCGACTTAGTTGTCATGAGTATGGCAACATATGAAAAACTTGAAGCAATAATTGAATTATACCAAAAACTTGGTGAAGCCGAACAAGAAAGTACATCTGGCGCACCGACTATCAGTCATAAAGAACTAATGAAGAAAATGAGGGCTACCATTGATGGGTAAGAAGTATCAAGTAAGGTATCTTCCAAGCGCTGAAAAAGACTTCATGGAAATAATTGAGTACATTAGGGCTGATAACCCAACTGCTGCTATGAATTTCATTGATCAAATT is a genomic window containing:
- a CDS encoding type II toxin-antitoxin system Phd/YefM family antitoxin yields the protein MPIIRPISDLRNNFNQISELCHDEGEPVFITKNGQGDLVVMSMATYEKLEAIIELYQKLGEAEQESTSGAPTISHKELMKKMRATIDG